Proteins from a single region of Microbacterium sp. zg-Y818:
- the cofG gene encoding 7,8-didemethyl-8-hydroxy-5-deazariboflavin synthase CofG, translating into MTLAQPASPAATVHDTLGRAASGALLDAVDAEVLLQASGEAFDRLLDLAARLRDEGLAASGRPGVITYSRKVFVPLTTLCRDRCHYCVFVDTPGQLAARHKPLYMTDAQVLSVVRQGQAHGCKEALLTLGDRPEDRWPAARAWLDDHGYTSTLDYVGAMARLITAETGMLVHLNPGVMGYEEILALRPTAPSMGMMLETTSTRLYTEPGQVHFGSPDKDPAVRLRVIDDAGRARVPFTTGILVGIGETLRDRAESLVAIRDAHERHGHVQEVIVQNFRAKPQTAAQSAPDADLREYVAAVAVARLVLGPRMRVQVPPNLSDPTEFALLVRAGADDWGGVSPVTADHVNPERPWPHLDDLARRTADLGFELRERLTAHPEYIRPADGWLDPAMHAPVAALADPVSGLAAVASAAGAAGGSAEAGVHSVGDPREGAADGPVSGSPEADRRRSARRGAGATIARLAEEAADDPLSLGDDDWARLLLATGTDLESVVATADDVRRYTVGEAVSLVVNRNLTSSGFRSRGAAAPDEFDLADVAAIAADAADLGATELCVQGLLPATEDPAGYLAIARAVKAAAPGIHLHAYRPQDVWDLADRGGLGLDGALAAMRDAGVDTVPGTGVKVAAERVRAALFPTDLEVDRWIEGISAAHRHGFRSTSVLFYGHVETVAERVAHLRLLRRLQDAATAARAGGGFTEFVPIPLPAPAGGVPLVPGRAAIDEHRAMVAVARLALNGSIPHIQVPWPRLGRDAAAVLLRAGADDLGGTLLDGRVRPDTGIEHGQELAASDAARIAARLMRPFRLRTTDYGTPTPATAAPPAPASTP; encoded by the coding sequence GTGACCCTTGCGCAGCCCGCTTCCCCGGCGGCGACAGTCCATGACACCCTCGGCAGGGCGGCTTCCGGCGCCCTGCTCGACGCCGTCGACGCCGAGGTGCTGCTGCAGGCGTCGGGTGAGGCGTTCGACCGGCTGCTCGACCTCGCGGCGCGACTGCGAGACGAGGGCCTGGCGGCATCCGGTCGCCCTGGGGTCATCACCTACTCCCGCAAGGTCTTCGTTCCGCTGACGACCCTGTGCCGCGACCGCTGCCACTACTGCGTGTTCGTCGACACGCCGGGCCAGCTGGCCGCTCGACACAAGCCGTTGTACATGACCGATGCGCAGGTGCTGTCGGTGGTGCGGCAGGGGCAGGCGCACGGATGCAAAGAAGCGCTGCTGACCCTCGGCGACCGCCCCGAGGACCGTTGGCCCGCCGCGCGCGCCTGGCTCGACGACCACGGCTATACCTCGACGCTGGATTACGTCGGCGCGATGGCCCGGCTCATCACGGCCGAGACCGGCATGCTCGTGCATCTGAACCCCGGGGTGATGGGCTACGAGGAGATCCTGGCGCTGCGGCCGACCGCCCCCTCGATGGGCATGATGCTCGAGACCACCTCGACCCGCCTGTACACCGAGCCCGGGCAGGTGCACTTCGGCTCGCCCGACAAGGATCCCGCCGTGCGGCTGCGGGTCATCGACGACGCCGGCCGGGCGCGGGTGCCGTTCACCACCGGCATCCTCGTCGGCATCGGCGAGACGCTGCGGGACCGGGCGGAGTCGCTCGTGGCCATCCGCGACGCGCACGAGCGCCACGGGCACGTGCAGGAGGTGATCGTGCAGAACTTCCGCGCCAAGCCGCAGACGGCGGCGCAGTCCGCACCGGACGCGGACCTGCGGGAGTATGTCGCGGCCGTCGCCGTTGCGCGTCTCGTGCTGGGACCGCGCATGCGGGTGCAGGTGCCGCCGAACCTGTCGGATCCGACGGAGTTCGCTCTGCTGGTGCGGGCGGGCGCGGACGACTGGGGCGGGGTGTCGCCCGTGACCGCCGACCACGTCAACCCCGAGCGACCCTGGCCGCACCTGGACGACCTGGCGCGCCGCACCGCCGACCTCGGCTTCGAACTGCGTGAGCGGCTCACCGCCCACCCGGAGTACATCCGGCCCGCGGACGGGTGGCTCGACCCGGCGATGCACGCGCCGGTCGCGGCGCTGGCCGACCCGGTGTCGGGGCTTGCGGCGGTTGCGAGCGCGGCGGGCGCGGCCGGCGGCTCGGCGGAGGCCGGCGTGCACAGCGTCGGCGATCCCCGCGAGGGCGCGGCCGACGGCCCGGTTTCGGGGTCGCCCGAGGCGGATCGGCGACGTTCTGCACGCCGAGGCGCCGGAGCCACCATCGCCCGCCTCGCCGAAGAAGCGGCCGACGACCCGCTGAGCCTCGGCGACGACGACTGGGCCCGGCTGCTGCTGGCCACCGGCACCGACCTCGAGTCCGTCGTCGCGACCGCCGACGACGTGCGGCGCTACACGGTGGGCGAGGCGGTGAGCTTGGTGGTCAACCGCAACCTGACCTCCAGCGGCTTCCGCTCGCGCGGCGCGGCCGCGCCCGACGAGTTCGACCTCGCCGACGTCGCAGCGATCGCCGCCGACGCGGCCGATCTCGGCGCGACCGAACTGTGCGTCCAGGGCCTGCTGCCGGCGACCGAGGACCCGGCCGGCTACCTGGCCATCGCCCGCGCGGTGAAGGCCGCGGCCCCCGGCATCCACCTGCACGCCTACCGCCCGCAGGACGTATGGGACCTCGCCGACCGCGGGGGTCTGGGCCTGGACGGCGCCCTCGCGGCGATGCGCGACGCCGGCGTCGACACGGTGCCCGGCACCGGTGTGAAGGTCGCCGCCGAGCGGGTGCGCGCCGCCCTCTTCCCCACCGACCTCGAGGTCGACCGCTGGATCGAGGGCATCTCCGCCGCCCATCGCCACGGCTTCCGCTCGACGAGCGTGCTGTTCTACGGGCACGTCGAGACGGTCGCAGAGCGCGTCGCGCACCTGCGTCTCCTCCGCCGCCTGCAGGATGCCGCGACGGCCGCCCGCGCCGGAGGCGGCTTCACCGAGTTCGTGCCGATCCCGCTGCCCGCCCCAGCCGGCGGCGTGCCGCTCGTGCCCGGGCGCGCGGCCATCGACGAGCACCGGGCCATGGTCGCGGTCGCGCGACTGGCCCTCAACGGCTCGATCCCGCACATCCAGGTGCCGTGGCCGCGCCTCGGCCGGGATGCCGCCGCCGTGCTGCTGCGGGCGGGCGCCGACGACCTGGGCGGGACGCTGCTCGACGGGCGCGTGCGCCCGGACACCGGCATCGAGCACGGGCAGGAGCTGGCGGCATCCGACGCCGCACGCATCGCCGCGCGGCTGATGCGGCCCTTCCGTCTGCGGACCACCGACTACGGCACCCCGACGCCCGCCACCGCCGCCCCGCCCGCACCGGCGAGCACCCCGTGA
- a CDS encoding NAD(P)/FAD-dependent oxidoreductase, with amino-acid sequence MTEHVEVAVVGAGFAGLGMAIALRRAGRESFVILERAASVGGTWRDNTYPGVACDVPSHLYGFATHPNPDWSGLYATGTEIHGYLEQVAEAEDLGDRLRLRTPLLSARWDADSARWILDTGSGALTADALVLACGRLTEPSIPEIPGLEQFAGPIFHSARWDHRADLAGAHVAVVGTGASAVQLVPRLADIAGHVTLFQRTPAWIVPRGERRYDDAERARFAAHPEELAALRAALYVEGEARYASRSGDAAASAAAREVALTHLAAQVPDPALRAALTPGYAFGCKRVLLSDEFYPAVASPAVTLEPSALAAVEGGELVAASGARHRVDALVLATGFVSQRQPYADLVTGEHGQSLAEHWSAGMTSFASTVVAGFPNLFVLDGPNASLGHNSAVLMLEEQAAYAVRALARRAAAPRGVLRVHPDAEADYTAEIARAARTTPWLTGGCDNWYVDRGRLTLLWPGTVDAFRARLARADGSEFTTTPARTGGDERRTS; translated from the coding sequence GTGACCGAGCACGTCGAGGTCGCCGTCGTCGGCGCGGGCTTCGCCGGACTCGGCATGGCGATTGCGCTGCGCCGCGCGGGCCGCGAATCGTTCGTGATCCTGGAGCGCGCGGCATCCGTCGGGGGCACGTGGCGCGACAACACCTACCCCGGCGTCGCCTGCGACGTGCCCTCGCACCTCTACGGCTTCGCCACCCACCCGAACCCGGACTGGTCGGGGCTCTACGCCACCGGCACCGAGATCCACGGGTACCTCGAGCAGGTCGCCGAGGCCGAAGACCTGGGCGACCGCCTGCGCCTGCGCACCCCCCTGCTGTCGGCGCGGTGGGATGCCGACTCGGCCCGCTGGATCCTCGACACCGGATCCGGCGCGCTCACCGCCGACGCACTGGTGCTGGCCTGCGGTCGGCTCACCGAGCCGTCGATCCCAGAGATCCCCGGGCTCGAGCAGTTCGCCGGGCCCATCTTCCACTCCGCGCGGTGGGATCACCGCGCCGACCTCGCGGGCGCGCACGTGGCGGTCGTCGGCACCGGCGCGAGCGCGGTGCAGCTGGTGCCGCGGCTGGCCGACATCGCCGGGCACGTGACGCTGTTCCAGCGGACGCCGGCCTGGATCGTGCCGCGCGGCGAGCGCCGGTACGACGACGCCGAACGCGCACGCTTCGCCGCGCATCCCGAGGAGCTCGCCGCGCTCCGCGCCGCCCTGTACGTCGAGGGCGAGGCCCGGTACGCATCGCGGTCGGGCGACGCCGCGGCATCCGCTGCCGCGCGTGAGGTCGCGCTCACACACCTCGCGGCGCAGGTGCCCGACCCCGCGCTGCGCGCAGCCCTCACCCCCGGCTACGCGTTCGGATGCAAGCGGGTGCTGCTCTCGGACGAGTTCTACCCCGCGGTCGCCTCCCCCGCAGTCACCCTCGAGCCCTCGGCCCTGGCGGCCGTCGAGGGCGGCGAGCTGGTGGCGGCATCCGGCGCCCGCCACCGCGTCGACGCCCTCGTGCTCGCCACCGGGTTCGTCTCGCAGCGCCAGCCCTACGCCGACCTCGTCACCGGCGAGCACGGGCAGAGCCTGGCGGAGCACTGGTCCGCGGGCATGACGTCGTTCGCGTCGACGGTGGTCGCAGGCTTCCCGAACCTCTTCGTGCTCGACGGGCCGAACGCCTCGCTCGGGCACAACTCCGCCGTGCTCATGCTCGAAGAGCAGGCCGCGTACGCCGTGCGCGCCCTCGCGCGTCGCGCCGCCGCGCCGCGCGGCGTGCTGCGCGTGCACCCGGATGCCGAGGCCGACTACACCGCCGAGATCGCGCGGGCCGCCCGCACTACGCCGTGGCTGACCGGCGGATGCGACAACTGGTACGTCGACCGTGGCAGGCTGACCCTGCTGTGGCCCGGCACCGTCGACGCGTTCCGCGCGCGGCTGGCGCGGGCAGACGGATCCGAATTCACGACCACCCCCGCCCGCACCGGCGGGGACGAGAGGAGAACGTCATGA
- the fgd gene encoding glucose-6-phosphate dehydrogenase (coenzyme-F420), with product MTQGQAQGADGIRLGYKASAEQFDPSQLADFAVLAEEVGFDSVFISDHFQPWMHEGGHAPAALPWLGAVGARTSRVLLGTSVLTPTFRYHPAVVAQAFATLGVMFPGRMILGVGTGEALNEVTLGLDWPDPPERFQRMKEAITLIRELWTNDRVTFEGNFWSVKDATVYDRPDQPVPIYIGASGPAATRLAGRIADGWITTSGKDPALYTDKLLPALEEGLEKAGRTDADVDTLIEVKVSFAPTREEALEKTRFWAPLALSPEEKTGIHDPIEMQRRADELPIERAASRFIVSTDPDEHVEQIARYVDLGFRHLVFHDPGHDQETFLRTYGTEILPRLRARFGQ from the coding sequence ATGACGCAGGGACAGGCTCAGGGAGCCGACGGCATCCGCCTGGGCTACAAGGCGTCGGCCGAGCAGTTCGACCCCTCCCAGCTCGCCGACTTCGCGGTGCTGGCCGAGGAGGTCGGGTTCGACTCGGTGTTCATCTCCGACCACTTCCAGCCGTGGATGCACGAGGGCGGCCACGCCCCCGCTGCCCTGCCGTGGCTCGGCGCGGTGGGCGCTCGCACCTCGCGGGTGCTGCTGGGGACCTCGGTGCTGACGCCCACGTTCCGCTACCACCCGGCCGTCGTCGCGCAGGCGTTCGCCACACTCGGGGTGATGTTCCCGGGGCGCATGATCCTCGGGGTCGGCACGGGCGAGGCGTTGAACGAGGTCACGCTCGGACTGGACTGGCCCGACCCGCCCGAGCGCTTCCAGCGCATGAAAGAGGCCATCACGCTCATCCGCGAGCTGTGGACGAACGACCGGGTGACGTTCGAGGGCAACTTCTGGAGTGTGAAGGATGCCACCGTCTACGACCGTCCCGACCAGCCGGTGCCGATCTACATCGGCGCGTCGGGACCGGCGGCGACCCGCCTCGCCGGTCGCATCGCCGACGGCTGGATCACCACGAGCGGCAAGGATCCGGCGCTGTACACCGACAAGCTGCTCCCCGCTCTCGAGGAGGGTCTCGAGAAGGCCGGCCGCACCGACGCCGACGTCGACACGCTCATCGAGGTGAAGGTCTCGTTCGCCCCGACCCGCGAAGAGGCGCTGGAGAAGACCCGCTTCTGGGCGCCGCTCGCGCTGTCGCCGGAGGAGAAGACCGGCATCCACGACCCCATCGAGATGCAGCGGCGGGCCGACGAACTGCCGATCGAGCGCGCGGCGTCGCGGTTCATCGTCTCCACCGATCCGGACGAGCACGTCGAGCAGATCGCCCGGTACGTCGACCTCGGGTTCCGCCACCTGGTGTTCCACGACCCGGGCCACGACCAGGAGACATTCCTGCGCACCTACGGCACCGAGATCCTGCCGCGCCTGCGGGCGCGGTTCGGTCAGTGA
- the cofC gene encoding 2-phospho-L-lactate guanylyltransferase, translating to MTPVDTPVGDGPGATGAVRPGASNGEGHGDADADAVDADWIVIVPVKPAEAGKSRLAVPGIDREALARAIARDTLAAVARTPGVARVIVVSSDPDAAATVAGDPDGAPVEIVGDPGEGLDAAVAMGVAGFSGRARAALLGDLPALRPDELASALRSAARHRRAVVGDAEGTGSTLVTASGGLAWRSAFGTGSFGRHRKLGAVAVTAPAASGLRRDVDTLQQLRTAEDVGVGPRTSALLHAARRGADAVLTTARLRLREMAQHDLDEMAALLGDPAVMRYYPAPFTREQAAAWIERNQSRYRDEGFGLWIVEDHDGAFVGDCGLTWQRMGTRRVLEVGYHVAPRFQRRGYASEAAAAARDLARSLGFGELRALIHPHNAASTRVATKIGMHRDGAESALTGITVMRMEL from the coding sequence GTGACTCCGGTCGACACGCCGGTGGGCGACGGGCCGGGGGCGACGGGAGCCGTGCGCCCCGGCGCCTCGAACGGCGAGGGCCACGGCGACGCCGACGCCGACGCCGTCGACGCCGACTGGATCGTGATCGTGCCGGTGAAGCCGGCCGAGGCCGGCAAGTCGCGACTCGCCGTGCCGGGGATCGATCGCGAGGCGCTGGCCCGCGCCATCGCCCGCGACACCCTCGCCGCGGTCGCCCGCACCCCGGGCGTCGCGCGGGTGATCGTGGTCAGCAGCGACCCGGATGCCGCGGCCACCGTGGCCGGCGACCCCGACGGCGCCCCCGTGGAGATCGTGGGAGACCCGGGCGAAGGGCTCGACGCCGCCGTGGCGATGGGGGTCGCGGGGTTCTCCGGCCGCGCCCGTGCCGCACTCCTGGGCGACCTGCCCGCGCTGCGGCCCGACGAGCTCGCGAGCGCGCTGCGCTCCGCCGCCCGTCACCGCCGCGCGGTGGTGGGGGATGCAGAAGGGACCGGATCGACCCTGGTCACGGCCTCGGGCGGACTGGCGTGGCGGTCGGCGTTCGGCACGGGCTCATTCGGCCGGCACCGCAAGCTCGGCGCCGTGGCGGTGACCGCGCCCGCGGCATCCGGCCTGCGCCGCGACGTGGACACCCTGCAGCAGCTGCGCACGGCCGAAGACGTCGGGGTGGGACCGCGCACCTCGGCACTGCTACACGCGGCCCGCCGTGGAGCCGACGCGGTGCTCACCACCGCGAGGCTGCGGCTGCGTGAGATGGCCCAGCACGACCTCGACGAGATGGCCGCCCTGCTGGGCGATCCCGCGGTGATGCGCTACTACCCCGCCCCGTTCACCCGCGAGCAGGCGGCCGCGTGGATCGAGCGCAACCAGAGCCGCTACCGCGACGAGGGCTTCGGCCTGTGGATCGTCGAAGACCACGACGGCGCGTTCGTCGGCGACTGCGGCCTCACCTGGCAGCGGATGGGCACGCGGCGGGTGCTGGAGGTGGGGTATCACGTGGCGCCGCGCTTCCAGCGGCGCGGCTACGCCAGTGAGGCCGCCGCGGCGGCCCGGGATCTGGCGCGCTCGCTGGGCTTCGGCGAGCTGCGGGCACTCATCCACCCGCACAACGCCGCGTCGACGCGGGTGGCGACGAAGATCGGCATGCACCGGGATGGCGCCGAGTCCGCCCTCACCGGCATCACTGTCATGCGCATGGAGCTGTAG
- a CDS encoding RbsD/FucU domain-containing protein: MLEGINPLLTGEMLLHLDRMGHSDAVVIADAHFPAWALGGRVIDLPGTTTPEVLAAIRTVIPLDDAPGLDLMESADGEVLDVQHELMAAAGTTVETTRFVERFAYYDVARPAYLMVRTGETRKYGNALLRKGVVGHRSA; this comes from the coding sequence ATGCTCGAAGGAATCAACCCCCTGCTGACGGGCGAGATGCTGCTGCATCTCGATCGGATGGGCCACTCGGATGCCGTCGTGATCGCCGACGCGCACTTTCCGGCGTGGGCCCTGGGCGGGCGGGTCATCGACCTGCCCGGCACGACCACCCCCGAGGTGCTGGCGGCGATCCGCACCGTCATCCCCCTCGATGACGCGCCGGGCCTCGACCTCATGGAGTCCGCAGACGGCGAGGTGCTCGATGTGCAGCACGAACTGATGGCCGCGGCCGGGACCACGGTGGAGACGACGCGGTTCGTGGAGCGCTTCGCCTACTACGACGTCGCCCGGCCGGCGTATCTCATGGTGCGCACGGGGGAGACGCGCAAATACGGCAACGCGCTGCTGCGCAAGGGCGTCGTCGGGCACCGGTCCGCGTAA
- a CDS encoding aldo/keto reductase → MSRTESVIPAVGYGAANVGNLFRALSDDDALAVLDAAWESGVRYYDTAPHYGLGLSERRLGAFLQTKPRDEFFVSTKVGRLLRPNPAFDGGLDTDHDFFVPNDLRREWDFSEAGIRASLAESQDRLGLDRIDLVYLHDPERHDLDLALTSAFPVLERLRAEGAVDAIGIGAMTSHALARAVRGADLDTIMIAGRYTLLVQPAAEDVLPACRERGTGVVAASVFNSGLLARAEPTRDGRYEYGGVPDEVWDRLQRIVAVCRAHDVPLPAAAIQFPLRDAAVESVVLGSSRPAQVRENVQLATLEIPEGFWAELAHEALITA, encoded by the coding sequence ATGTCACGGACTGAGAGCGTCATCCCGGCGGTCGGCTACGGCGCCGCGAACGTCGGCAATCTCTTCCGCGCGCTCAGCGACGATGATGCGTTGGCGGTTCTGGACGCGGCGTGGGAGAGCGGAGTCCGCTACTACGACACCGCCCCCCACTACGGCCTCGGGCTTTCCGAGCGTCGCCTCGGAGCGTTCCTGCAGACGAAGCCCCGCGATGAGTTCTTCGTCTCGACCAAGGTCGGTCGGCTGTTGCGTCCGAACCCCGCCTTCGACGGGGGGCTGGACACCGATCACGACTTCTTCGTGCCGAACGACCTGCGGCGCGAGTGGGACTTCTCCGAGGCCGGCATCCGCGCCTCGCTCGCCGAATCGCAGGACCGGCTCGGCCTCGACCGGATCGACCTCGTCTACCTGCACGACCCGGAGCGCCACGACCTCGACCTCGCGCTGACCTCAGCGTTCCCCGTGCTGGAACGGCTGCGCGCCGAGGGTGCGGTGGATGCCATCGGCATCGGAGCGATGACCAGTCACGCGCTGGCCCGCGCTGTTCGCGGGGCGGATCTCGACACGATCATGATCGCCGGTCGCTACACGCTGCTGGTGCAGCCCGCCGCCGAAGACGTGCTGCCTGCCTGTCGTGAGCGGGGGACGGGAGTGGTCGCGGCCTCCGTCTTCAACTCGGGGCTGCTCGCACGGGCAGAGCCGACGCGCGACGGCCGATACGAATACGGCGGCGTCCCCGACGAGGTCTGGGATCGGCTGCAGCGCATCGTCGCCGTGTGCCGTGCGCACGACGTGCCGTTGCCCGCCGCCGCGATCCAGTTCCCGCTGCGCGATGCCGCGGTGGAATCGGTGGTGCTGGGCAGCTCGAGGCCCGCGCAGGTGCGTGAGAACGTGCAGCTGGCGACGCTGGAGATCCCGGAGGGCTTCTGGGCGGAGCTGGCCCACGAGGCGCTCATCACCGCGTGA
- a CDS encoding enolase C-terminal domain-like protein produces the protein MSRIVALETTDIRFPTSLRLDGSDAMNPDPDYSAAYVVIRTDAHDGIAGHSFVFTIGRGNDVQVAAIDALAGHLVGREVEPLLDDMGGTFRAIIGDSQLRWLGPEKGVMHMAIGAVTNALWDIKAKRAGLPLWRLLSRMTPEELVDLVDFRYLTNALTRDEALEILRAGVAGREQREAELLATGYPAYTTSPGWLGYSDEKLERLALEAIADGFTQIKLKVGADLDDDIRRFRKAREVVGPDFPIAIDANQRWEVSEAIAWVSALAEFDPAWVEEPTSPDDILGHAEIARGIAPIRVATGEHAQNRIIFKQLLQARAIGVMQIDAVRVAGVNENIANLLLAAKFGIPVCPHAGGVGLCEAVQHLSMFDFVAVTGTREGRLIEYVDHLHEHFEVPVDIQGGSYRAPSAPGTGMEMKADSVRKYAWTGEHVTD, from the coding sequence GTGAGCCGCATCGTCGCACTCGAGACCACCGACATCCGATTCCCGACGTCGCTGCGCCTGGACGGCTCCGACGCGATGAACCCCGATCCGGACTACTCGGCGGCGTATGTCGTGATCCGCACGGATGCGCACGACGGCATCGCCGGTCACTCGTTCGTGTTCACCATCGGCCGCGGCAACGACGTGCAGGTCGCGGCGATCGACGCGCTCGCCGGTCACCTGGTAGGCCGCGAAGTCGAACCGCTGCTGGACGACATGGGCGGCACCTTTCGCGCGATCATCGGCGACTCGCAGCTGCGCTGGCTGGGCCCGGAGAAGGGCGTGATGCACATGGCCATCGGCGCGGTGACGAACGCGCTGTGGGACATCAAAGCCAAGCGGGCAGGTCTCCCGCTGTGGCGGCTGCTCTCGCGCATGACCCCGGAGGAGCTCGTCGACCTCGTCGACTTCCGCTACCTCACCAATGCCCTCACGCGTGACGAGGCCCTCGAGATCCTCCGTGCGGGCGTCGCGGGGCGCGAGCAGCGGGAGGCCGAGCTGCTGGCGACCGGATACCCGGCGTATACGACCAGCCCCGGCTGGCTCGGCTACTCCGATGAGAAGCTCGAGCGGCTGGCCCTGGAAGCGATCGCCGACGGCTTCACCCAGATCAAGCTCAAGGTCGGCGCCGACCTGGACGACGACATCCGACGCTTCCGCAAGGCACGCGAGGTCGTCGGTCCCGACTTCCCGATCGCGATCGACGCGAACCAGCGCTGGGAGGTGTCCGAGGCGATCGCGTGGGTCAGCGCCCTGGCCGAGTTCGATCCGGCATGGGTCGAAGAGCCCACCAGCCCGGACGACATCCTGGGCCACGCCGAGATCGCGCGTGGCATCGCTCCGATCCGCGTTGCGACGGGGGAGCACGCGCAGAACCGCATCATCTTCAAGCAGCTGTTGCAGGCCAGGGCGATCGGGGTCATGCAGATCGATGCCGTCCGCGTCGCCGGTGTCAACGAGAACATCGCCAATCTGCTGCTGGCGGCGAAGTTCGGCATTCCGGTCTGCCCGCACGCCGGTGGCGTCGGCCTGTGCGAGGCTGTGCAGCACCTGTCGATGTTCGACTTCGTCGCCGTGACGGGGACACGCGAGGGGCGGCTGATCGAATACGTCGATCACCTGCACGAGCACTTCGAGGTTCCGGTCGATATCCAGGGCGGTTCCTACCGGGCGCCCTCCGCACCGGGGACCGGCATGGAGATGAAGGCCGACAGCGTGCGGAAGTATGCATGGACGGGTGAGCATGTCACGGACTGA
- a CDS encoding fumarylacetoacetate hydrolase family protein, giving the protein MKFARLGAPGAEIPVLVDADRYLDLRPLTSDVNGEFLSSNFRERVAKARAAGELPELENARELRIGAPIARPSAVVCIGMNYAAHAAESGAQPPEIPIIFLKTPNTVVGPNDPVTIPRGSEKTDWEVELGIVIGARAAYLDSPAEAAAHVAGYVAANDVSERSFQLEVSGGQWSKGKIAAGFNPTGPWLVTADEVDPSHLGLRSFVNGEPRQDSNTSDMIFDVPTIVHHLSQYMTLEPGDLILTGTPQGVALSGKYPYLTDGDIVDIEIDGLGHQRQSFVAWEGQR; this is encoded by the coding sequence ATGAAGTTCGCGCGGCTCGGCGCCCCGGGTGCCGAAATACCTGTCCTGGTGGACGCAGACCGATACCTCGACCTGCGCCCTCTGACATCCGATGTCAACGGAGAATTCCTGTCGAGCAACTTCCGTGAGCGCGTGGCGAAGGCACGGGCAGCAGGCGAGCTCCCCGAACTCGAGAACGCCCGCGAGTTGCGCATCGGCGCACCGATCGCCCGACCGAGCGCCGTGGTCTGCATCGGCATGAACTATGCGGCCCACGCCGCCGAGTCAGGCGCACAGCCCCCGGAGATCCCGATCATCTTCCTGAAGACGCCGAACACGGTCGTCGGCCCGAACGACCCCGTGACGATCCCCCGCGGCAGCGAGAAGACCGACTGGGAGGTCGAGCTCGGCATCGTCATCGGCGCCCGCGCCGCTTACCTCGACTCGCCCGCCGAGGCCGCGGCCCACGTCGCCGGCTATGTCGCCGCCAACGACGTGTCGGAGCGGTCTTTCCAGCTCGAGGTCTCGGGCGGGCAATGGTCGAAAGGCAAGATCGCCGCTGGATTCAATCCGACCGGCCCCTGGCTGGTCACCGCCGACGAGGTCGACCCGTCCCACCTCGGCCTGCGCAGCTTCGTCAACGGCGAGCCCCGCCAGGACTCGAACACGTCGGACATGATCTTCGACGTGCCGACCATCGTGCACCACCTGTCCCAGTACATGACGCTCGAACCCGGCGACCTCATCCTCACCGGCACGCCGCAGGGTGTGGCCCTATCGGGCAAGTACCCCTATCTCACCGACGGCGATATCGTCGACATCGAGATCGACGGACTCGGACATCAGCGCCAGTCCTTCGTGGCATGGGAGGGGCAGCGATGA
- a CDS encoding SDR family oxidoreductase, giving the protein MTQASPHSNAAPALDGLVAIVTGGASGIGAAIAARLHANGARIAILDRDPSGADERFAAFSADVSDRASVDRAVAAVAERFGRIDIVVNNAGIGAVGDITANDDDEWARVLSVNVTGIARVMSAALPWLRRSPAAAVCNTASIASTAGLPQRALYSASKGAVSALTRAMAADHLREGIRVNAVNPGTADTPWVERLLGQAADPQAERAALEARQPHGRLVSPEEVAAAVAYLVSPAAGSTTGTALEVDGGMARLRLRAE; this is encoded by the coding sequence ATGACGCAGGCAAGCCCGCACTCGAACGCCGCACCGGCCCTCGACGGGCTCGTCGCGATCGTCACCGGCGGAGCCTCTGGAATCGGCGCGGCCATCGCGGCCCGCCTGCATGCCAACGGAGCGCGGATCGCCATCCTCGATCGCGACCCGTCCGGGGCCGACGAGCGCTTCGCCGCCTTCAGCGCCGACGTCTCCGACCGCGCGAGCGTGGACCGCGCCGTCGCCGCCGTCGCCGAACGGTTCGGGCGCATCGACATCGTCGTGAACAATGCCGGCATCGGAGCCGTCGGGGACATCACCGCGAACGACGATGATGAATGGGCGCGCGTCCTCTCTGTCAACGTCACGGGCATCGCTCGCGTGATGTCGGCGGCCCTGCCGTGGCTGCGCCGATCGCCCGCTGCAGCGGTCTGCAACACGGCTTCCATAGCCTCGACCGCGGGGCTTCCGCAGCGCGCGCTGTACTCGGCTTCGAAGGGCGCCGTCTCGGCGCTCACCCGCGCAATGGCCGCCGATCACCTGCGCGAAGGCATTCGCGTCAACGCCGTCAACCCGGGCACGGCCGACACGCCCTGGGTCGAGCGGCTACTCGGACAGGCGGCCGACCCGCAGGCCGAACGCGCGGCCCTCGAGGCGCGGCAGCCGCATGGCAGGCTGGTCAGCCCGGAGGAGGTCGCCGCAGCCGTGGCATACCTCGTGTCGCCCGCAGCCGGTTCGACGACCGGCACGGCCCTCGAAGTCGACGGAGGCATGGCGCGCCTGCGCCTGCGCGCGGAATAG